Proteins co-encoded in one Malus sylvestris chromosome 9, drMalSylv7.2, whole genome shotgun sequence genomic window:
- the LOC126582424 gene encoding uncharacterized protein LOC126582424: MEVKSSDKEWRRISSSTPPRRPLTPKPSASDENDQYYQQVGSSSLQSPKKLLTKNYMSPTISASSKSKALASRKNILGERNEASQPDFSNTHVEKSQSPNLQSPKKPLTKNYMSPTTSISAASKPKAVASRKNILRERNKASEPDFSNTHVEKSHRAIDNVRDSLPQALPKTPSSFQSHDVDEALSDDFSSRPYDPVTNYLSPRPQFLRYKPNRRQELFLGLENGVGLRISTSGSFDYQKASDEEVGAVTSPGSLASPRTDGSLKQEDEEVELIDSGTFDYQIATDEEVGAVTSPGSLASPRPDGSLKQEDEEVELIDSGPFDYQKATDEEVGAVTSPGSLALPCPDGSLKQEDEEVELIDSGSFDYQKATDGEVGAVTSPGSLASPRPDGSVKQEDEEVELRDSGSFDYQKASDEEVGAVTSPGSSASPRPDGSLKQEDEEVELIDSGSFDYQKATDEEVGAVTSPGSLASPRPDGSLKQEVEEVELSDEDIEASDEESDEEEYEEDEEEKSGKLKGGLKFLLLLLAIVLFSSYMSPMNHQTHFEGVEDVFCSIQNSTIEAALLKKLESGDNLWDQREERRTGFVEVIKGAIEMGTEEVIVHGEETQIDEEMEDEAKVEDQNLGDVELADESREVVDPQAEEIEVEKEGGIDDLGEVVVVPQLEDIEETSGDIVEKSELQGVGPIVSDDFDHRNLVSDVSNAFEGEVAAEQSDGIIEKKMDGAEESSTNMAAEPVMPETLDNDDISFDEVSDLKAEKNWREELISFMKSKVFYTAAIGVFIISVIVASLVSVFRFKRRNATKKDSRTIASPSPPSKVYSEPVIAERYNSVFPGRGDDSSFRRMSLYSKHSTGAVSGEYFQSRAPTVELLSELVVGDVSTSLRSCGMKNKMTEGEESNYSVSSKKLGSKARSVSIAQSTESEFSSISMDSHSYGSFNTPQKVMKKKEGGKDGEVTTPLRRSSRLRNRTVTSP, translated from the exons ATGGAGGTAAAATCTTCTGATAAGGAATGGAGGAGGATTTCTTCATCGACACCCCCAAGGCGCCCTCTAACCCCAAAGCCCTCTGCAtctg ACGAAAACGATCAATATTATCAGCAAGTTGGCAGCTCCAGTCTGCAGAGCCCCAAGAAACTATTGACAAAGAACTACATGTCACCAACCATATCTGCATCTTCCAAATCCAAGGCCCTTGCTTCAAGAAAGAACATCTTAGGGGAAAGAAACGAGGCCTCCCAACCAGATTTTTCGAATACCCATGTTGAAAAATCGCAGAGCCCCAATCTGCAGAGCCCCAAGAAACCATTGACAAAGAACTACATGTCACCAACCACATCCATATCGGCAGCTTCCAAACCCAAGGCCGTTGCTTCAAGAAAGAACATCTTAAGAGAAAGAAACAAGGCCTCCGAACCCGATTTTTCGAATACCCATGTTGAAAAATCCCATAGAGCTATTGATAATGTCAGGGACTCTTTGCCCCAAGCCCTGCCAAAAACCCCTTCAAGTTTTCAATCCCATGATGTTGATGAGGCTCTTTCCGATGATTTTTCTTCAAGGCCATATGACCCGGTAACAAATTACCTTTCTCCGAGGCCTCAATTCCTCCGCTACAAGCCGAACAGGCGGCAAGAGTTGTTCCTTGGCCTGGAAAATGGTGTTGGGTTGAGGATTAGTACAAGTGGCTCTTTTGATTACCAGAAAGCTTCTGATGAGGAAGTTGGTGCTGTTACAAGTCCTGGTTCTTTGGCTTCGCCTCGTACGGATGGGTCTCTTAAGCAAGAAGATGAGGAGGTGGAGTTGATTGATAGTGGTACTTTTGATTACCAGATAGCCACTGATGAGGAAGTTGGTGCTGTTACAAGTCCGGGTTCTTTGGCTTCGCCTCGTCCGGATGGGTCTCTTAagcaagaagatgaagaagttgAGTTGATTGATAGTGGTCCTTTTGATTACCAGAAAGCCACTGATGAGGAAGTTGGTGCTGTTACAAGTCCTGGTTCTTTGGCTTTGCCTTGTCCGGATGGGTCTCTTAagcaagaagatgaagaagttgAGTTGATTGATAGTGGTTCTTTTGATTACCAGAAAGCCACTGATGGGGAAGTTGGTGCTGTTACAAGTCCTGGTTCTTTGGCTTCGCCTCGTCCGGATGGGTCTGTTAAGCAAGAAGATGAAGAGGTGGAGTTGCGTGATAGTGGTTCTTTTGATTACCAGAAAGCGTCTGATGAGGAAGTTGGTGCTGTTACAAGTCCTGGTTCTTCGGCTTCACCTCGTCCGGATGGATCTCTTAagcaagaagatgaagaagttgAGTTGATTGATAGTGGTTCTTTTGATTACCAGAAAGCCACTGATGAGGAAGTTGGTGCTGTTACAAGTCCTGGTTCTTTGGCTTCGCCTCGTCCGGATGGGTCTCTTAAGcaagaagttgaagaagttgaGTTGAGTGATGAAGACATTGAGGCAAGTGACGAGGAAAGTGATGAGGAGGAATacgaggaggatgaggaagagaagaGCGGGAAATTGAAAGGGGGATTAAaatttttgcttcttttgttgGCTATAGTTCTCTTTTCCTCATATATGTCTCCAATGAACCATCAAACACACTTTGAAGGCGTGGAAGATGTGTTTTGTAGCATTCAGAACTCTACAATTGAAGCTGCTTTGTTGAAGAAACTTGAAAGTGGAGATAATCTTTGGGATCAAAGAGAAGAAAGACGTACGGGTTTCGTGGAAGTAATTAAAGGAGCTATTGAAATGGGGACCGAGGAGGTTATCGTTCACGGAGAAGAGACGCAAATTGATGAAGAGATGGAGGATGAAGCGAAGGTTGAAGATCAGAACTTGGGAGATGTAGAACTTGCTGATGAGAGTAGAGAAGTGGTAGACCCACAAGCTGAAGAAATTGAAGTAGAAAAGGAAGGAGGAATTGATGATTTGGGTGAAGTAGTGGTGGTGCCACAACTTGAAGATATTGAAGAAACTTCTGGTGATATAGTTgagaaatctgagttgcagggTGTTGGACCAATCGTGTCCGATGACTTTGATCATCGGAATTTAGTGTCTGATGTTTCAAATGCTTTTGAAGGAGAGGTTGCAGCGGAGCAAAGTGATGGAATAATTGAGAAAAAAATGGATGGAGCAGAAGAGTCTTCCACTAACATGGCTGCTGAACCTGTTATGCCCGAGACCCTGGATAACGATGATATAAGCTTTGATGAGGTTTCTGATTTAAAAGCAGAAAAGAACTGGAGGGAGGAGCTGATCAGTTTCATGAAATCGAAGGTATTTTACACGGCTGCTATTGGGGTTTTCATAATTTCGGTGATTGTTGCTTCTTTGGTGTCTGTGTTTCGCTTTAAGCGAAGGAATGCTACTAAAAAGGATTCTCGTACGATAGCAAGTCCTTCTCCGCCCTCAAAGGTGTATTCTGAGCCTGTGATTGCAGAGAGATACAACTCAGTATTTCCCGGTAGGGGGGACGACTCATCTTTCAGAAGGATGTCTCTGTATTCCAAGCACTCAACCGGAGCAGTTTCTGGAGAGTATTTCCAAAGCCGGGCACCGACAGTTGAATTGCTCAGCGAACTTGTGGTCGGAGATGTCAGCACCTCTCTAAGGAGCTGTGGTATGAAAAACAAGATGACAGAAGGTGAAGAAAGCAACTATTCTGTTTCTTCAAAAAAGCTGGGGAGCAAAGCTCGGTCAGTTTCTATTGCCCAGTCGACGGAGTCAGAGTTTTCTTCTATCTCTATGGATTCCCATTCATACGGAAGCTTTAATACGCCTCAGAAGGTCATGAAGAAAAAG GAGGGTGGTAAAGACGGAGAAGTTACAACTCCGCTGAGGCGATCAAGCAGACTTCGCAACCGAACGGTCACGTCTCCATGA
- the LOC126634301 gene encoding protein IQ-domain 26-like, translating to MGRATKWLKGLLGMKREKHHVDNTSTVSSDRKEKKRWSFAKSGKDTTTNRPPNVPVPADSAWLRSFLAESEKEQNKHAIAVAAATAAAADAAVAAAQAAVAVVRLTSQGGHGGGGGIMFGKRERWAAMKIQTVFRGYLARKAHRALRGLVKLQALVRGFLVRKRAAATLYSMQALLRAQTTVRYQRARRSFNKENRFLPEINARKCVERFEDARSEFYSRRLSATYETSVDSFDESPKIVEIDTFKPRSRSRRFNTILSDRGEDLHYQTISSPLPCPMPTRISIPDSQKPQDFEWYFNGDECKFLTAHNTPRFATSFRSNAPGTPSQSVCGDSFFRPYSNFPNYMSSTQSFNAKSRSHSAPKQRPEPGPKKRLSLNEMMSARNSISSIRMHRSCNQVQEEEEEEEEEEVSND from the exons ATGGGGAGAGCTACAAAATGGTTAAAGGGCTTGCTGGGGATGAAGAGAGAGAAACACCACGTCGACAACACCAGCACCGTGTCCAGCGACCGgaaggagaagaaaaggtgGAGCTTTGCCAAGTCAGGGAAAGACACTACCACCAATCGTCCGCCGAATGTTCCTGTCCCTGCTGACTCTGCCTGGCTCAGATCCTTTCTTGCCGAGTCCGAGAAGGAGCAGAACAAGCACGCAATTGCAGTGGCTGCGGCCACCGCAGCCGCTGCTGATGCCGCCGTGGCTGCCGCACAGGCGGCTGTGGCTGTTGTGAGGTTGACAAGTCAAGGCGGCCATGGCGGTGGAGGCGGGATCATGTttgggaaaagagagagatgggcTGCAATGAAGATTCAAACAGTTTTCAGAGGCTATTTG GCGAGGAAGGCGCACCGTGCTCTTAGAGGACTGGTTAAGTTGCAGGCTCTTGTTAGAGGATTTCTTGTCCGGAAACGGGCTGCTGCTACTCTTTACAGTATGCAAGCTCTTTTGAGAGCACAGACTACTGTCCGATACCAGCGTGCGCGTCGTTCTTTCAATAAAGAGAATAGGTTCCTGCCCGAAATCAATGCCCGGAAGTGTGTT GAAAGATTTGAAGATGCAAGAAGTGAATTTTATAGCAGGAGGCTATCTGCAACTTATGAAACTTCGGTTGATAGCTTTGATGAAAGCCCGAAAATTGTGGAAATTGACACATTCAAGCCGAGATCCAGGTCTCGTAGATTCAACACCATATTATCTGATCGTGGCGAAGACCTGCATTACCAAACAATCTCCTCACCGCTGCCCTGTCCAATGCCAACTCGTATCTCTATACCTGATAGCCAGAAACCTCAAGATTTTGAATGGTACTTCAATGGTGATGAATGCAAGTTCTTGACTGCCCATAACACTCCGCGGTTTGCCACCTCTTTTCGTTCTAATGCTCCTGGCACACCATCTCAAAGTGTTTGTGGAGACAGCTTCTTTCGGCCTTACTCAAACTTCCCAAACTACATGTCAAGCACTCAGTCATTTAATGCCAAGTCGAGATCCCACAGCGCCCCGAAGCAAAGGCCGGAACCAGGGCCTAAGAAGAGGCTTTCGCTTAACGAAATGATGTCAGCCAGAAACAGCATCAGCAGCATTCGAATGCATCGATCGTGCAATCaagtccaagaagaagaagaagaagaagaagaagaagaagtctcGAATGATTGA